The Chanos chanos chromosome 3, fChaCha1.1, whole genome shotgun sequence genome segment AAAAAGAGAAGTAAAatagttaatttttttttgtttgtttgtttctttttgaattTTCCTGCCCAAATATATTGCGTTTTTTCATGTTAATGAGCCATGAGGCAGAACTCTTAGTGCAAAACCAGTGTCTCCCTAAATCCACCTCTGCAGGCAGCTATCTTTGTCTTATTGCACAGTGCTAGAACAGAAGAGTTTGATGCAGAGCATGGGGGCTGTAGTATTCTATTGCATAAAACTGGCACCATTCTCTGGGCTTAATTCTTCTGCTTTTAATGTATATATCTAAGGAGACATTTGTCTCTGTCTTGGGAAGCCATCTTATCTATTGGAGAGCCCCAGTGTATAGACAGACTTTTGTCCCAACCATTCACAAACATAACTGATCCAGCCAATCAAAGCACATGTGAATAAATCTTGCATAAGTATGACACTTTAATAGATTGATTGTTAATTGAGTCTGCGTGATTGGTTGCTTGAACTGTCACTCATCTGCATTGTCCAACAACAGGTTAAGCCTACTGATGAGAAGCTGCGTGAGCTGCGTGGTGCTAAACTCGTGATCGATGTGATTCGCTACGAGCCACCCCACATTAAAAAAGCCTTGCAGTACGCCTGTGGAAACGCCCTGGTCTGTGAGAATGTGGAGGACGCACGCAGAATCGCCTTCGGAGGACCCTACCGACACAAGGTATTCTCACAAACCCTACTTGTCTGTATACTTGACAAATGAATGGCTTCACAAGGTGCCATCACTGGCAAAGAGCAACATGCGCAAACGTTCACTTCAATAGAGACAACGTGCTCACCCATACACAGACTTAAACGTATGCTACTGCAGATCACAGTGTTGGTTGTATTTGCTGATATCTATGAATCTTTCCTCTCCAGACTGTGGCGTTGGATGGGACACTTTTCCAGAAGTCTGGTGTGATCTCTGGAGGTGCAAGTGATTTGAAGGCTAAGGCTCGTCGTTGGGACGAGAAAGCCGTGGACAAGCTtaaggagaggaaggagaaactCACAGATGAGCTCAAAGTACAGTGTTATAGGctgatttttaatgtttcatcatGATAACtgcagtctctgtgttcatgtctTTGGGCCTCCTTGTGGAAGTCTTGGTAGGACTAATTCTTGGTCCAATTAAAATGGAGTTAATCCAATCGAAATCCAATGAAATTGATCATGTGTTGTCTCTTGCAGGAGCAAATGAAGGCAAAAAGGAAGGAGGCGGAGCTTCGTCAGGTCCAATCACAAGCTCATGGCCTGCAGATGAGACTGAAATACTCCCAGAGTGATCTGGAGCAAACGAAGACGCGCCACTTGTCCCTCAACATGCAGGTAAATGCTGTTTTCACAACACTTGTTCAGAGAGACTTTTTGATGCTTTTCATTGGTTTACCTGGTTTCTGAACATCTGATTCTGTTGACATGGCACGTAGGAGAAGTCTAAGCTGGAGAGCGAGTTGGCTAACTTTGGGCCCCGTATCAATGACATCAAAAGGATCATCCAGTCACGtgagagagatatgaaagaTCTCAAGGACCGCATGAACCTGGTGAGGGATTCAGAGCTACATTGTGACTAGTAAATGGCGTCATTCATTTGGAATTTTGTGTGGGAGAATGCAGAATAAGGAACAGTTGTGCTGTAATTTTATCTCCAAAGGTGGAAGATGAAGTTTTCGTGGAATTTTGTAAAGAGATTGGCGTCAGGAACATTCGTGAATTTGAGGAAGAAAAAGTCAAAAGGCAGAATGAAATTGCCAAGAAGCGGTAAGCTATTGGAGACCCTGTAACAGAAATGAACAGCTGGAGGAGACAGCATGACTTTGTTCTAGTTgtcttctttgtctttttcttttgcccttTTCATCTTTGCTCTTTTGTCCAAATTTCCTCTTCACGTCCAGTCTGGAGTTTGAGACACAGAAGACCCGTCTGGGTATCCAGCTGGACTACGAGAAAAACCAGCTTAAGGAGGACCAGGAGAAAGTCATCATGTGGGAGCAAACCGTCAAGAAGGACGAGAGCGAGATTGAGAGGCTGAAGAAGGTAAAATAATAATCCCAGGAGAacagaatgaaggagaggacagtgatgtcatagaggatCGGGACTGTTTGTCTTTGCTTTCGTACTTGTGTGGCAGTTACATATCAGGTTCAATAATGAAAAAGTCTGATGTATGTCTGAATTATTTATGAGAAAGGTATGGTaagaatgctgggataggccaaaatgtgttttgctgtgcaccCAGAAGGCTGAAGATGGAAAACACTGCAGAAGCGAGTTTAATGAAAGGCGCTGTTTGGTTCATGTTGTGGTATAGGAGGAGCAGAGACATATGAAGATCATTGATGAGACCATGGCCCAGCTACAGGATTTGAAGAACCAGCACCTCACCAAAAAGTCCGAGGTCAACGATAAAAACCATGAGATGGAGGAGATCCGTAAGAAGCTGGGTGGTGCCAACAAGTGAGTTTTTAATGTTATTGGTCTGGGCCTGAGCCCCCATATTCACTAGTGTTTCTTAAATCACTTCTCAATCACCAGCAGTCAGTCAACTTAGCTATTGATCCCTTGAACCTTGAAATCTGCAATATATGAACCAGTTTGTGAAGGAAAAACGGTCCCTAAATAATTCTCTGTATTCCTTGCAGAGTTGGCCCCATTATCGATTCTCTTGTGCAGTTACAAAGTTGACACTGTTTTGCTGATGACTGTGTCGCTGAGTTTacagttttttgtgtgtcaaTATTAATGAGGCGACTCATTGATGGAGTGAGGTTTTCTGATTGGACTCTTGCCTGTGTTTTATAAGGGAGCTTACACAGCTTCAAAAGGAAGTGACAGCCATCGAGACAAAGCTGGAACAGAAACGCAGTGACAGACATAACCTGCTCCAGGCCTGTAAGATGCAGGACATCAGACTGCCCCTCAAATCAGGAACAATGGATGACATTAGCCAAGAGGAGGTAGGCTGTTACTCAGGAAGTCTCCACGCCATATGTTTAAGTCGTGAACACTAGGTCTAGTCACACTAGTCACCTGCAGTATAACTTTACTGGTTGTTGCGAATATTCAGATGATTCTTATTAATGAAGCCAAAAAATTGTACAAAACTGATTGATAGATTTATTTCTGAATGCAAATACAATCTAATTAATTAGTGTTGTTTTTAGAAGGTGACATTTAAAGATGTGCCCCTTTGGAAATTTGAATCAGAAAACATTATCTGTCAAGATATTAAACAAATTAGAGATGTTTTTGTGGCATtcgcagacagagaaaaacagggggAAGGTTCACATTGAGTGTCCTggtgtatatattttgtttaaatgagtGCCTGTTTTCCACAGGGGAGTTCACAACCAGAGGAGAGTCTAAGCAGCAGCCAGAGAACCTCCAGTACTGTCCTGGCCAAAGAAGCTCTCATAGAGATTGACTACAGTGTCCTGGCCGACGACCTGAAAGTAAACACTAGTTCTCCTTCTTAATTAAGCCATTTTGTCTGCCAACAGGGGATCAGTTTGTCAAAGACAACAATTACAATCTGCTTCCTCTGGGTAATCTTGTTCAAAACTAGAACCACAGTTGTTTTACAAAGTAATCCTATGCCAAGATACAATTTTATAGGGCAGTGTTATAGAAGAACCAAAAGCTTTTCTTGTTAGAATTGTTTTATTGTAGTGACATGGCAGATGTTTTTTATGAACCAGCTGTGTTCTGGCAAGAAACAtccatttatttctttttacaagactttttatttgtaattcaTTCCAGTtggtcagtaaaaaaaaaaaaatcggttgACTTGCTTGCTGGTTGCGTAGTGTCGTAACATATCTCTGTGGCATAGGATGCGTTGTCAGAGGAAGAAGTCAAGGCTGAGATGAACACGCTGCAACAGCGTTTGAATGAACAGCAGAGCATTCTGCAGAGAATCAGCGCGCCCAACATGAAGGCcatggagaaactggagagTGTCCGAGACAAGTTCCAGGAGACCAGTGACGGTGAGCGACTCCTCCATCAAAATAAGAATTAGGAAAATAGTGAGCTTAGAGGTAGAGGATGTTTCTAGATTATAAAGAGACCGGTTATGGGGCTGGGAACCAGTGATTCAGTGAAGTTGAACATGGTATTGGCTTTCTAATGCTTCTGTGGGGCTGCACAACTTGGTCAAAAAAATGGTATCACAATTGGTTTGACGCATGTTGCAGTTTGAACTGTTATAtgataaatatttcagttaatAACTCATTGCTGCTTAGTTATTAAGGCTCAAATCACATAATATCAGATCAAAATATAAAGTCGTTTAAGAACATAAATAACTCTATTAAAGCGGTACAAACTGtttataactttaaaaaaaaaaaaaaaagatcatctcCTACAGCATCATGTTGGCAAAAGCACCAGGACCAGGAATTTTGGTTTTCCTtagcttttgtcttttttttttttttgcatgggcttttttttattgaacatTCATCATAAAGTTCAGTGTTATCTGAGATGTTAGTGATGATGAACAAAAACCCTATTGTCATGGTAACAACTTTCTAGTCTCTTCCTCTGTTGCATCCTTAGCACAAACAGGTTGAGGACAGTGTCCAGCTAAAGAAACCTTCATCTGTAAATAAGAGACGGCTTATCTAACATAGTCTCCTTGTCGTAGTATTTCTGAAAGGAATTTCATGTGGGGTAATAAGGTTTAACGCCTTGACAGTAAGCCACTCGCCATGTTTCCTTCTATGTGAATATGAGGCATGCAAATTCAAGACAATCAGGGGCATTGATTTAGAACTTTTGGTCAGATGTGTATTTGAGGTATCTTAATATGCAAGTTTAACAGACTTACAGTTTATAATCACAGCCTTTTGCAGATGAATAACCACACCATATTGCATTTTCTATTTTAATATGATTAATTGTGCAGACCTACCTCTGTGCTTTTGGTATGAAGCTTTATATCATCACTTTGGAGAATCTGAAACAGGCACACAGATTCATTATGCATGGCCGTGACTGGCTACTTTAAATTGCCTAACACAGATGGAATCTTTCATGTCAAGATTATTACTATTTGCTACTCCTGGGACATAAGATGGACATACTGTTTCATGAGTTGTTCTTTTACCGTGTCCTGTTTAATTAAGGAACGTTGTCTAACTTTTGTATTGAAATCACGAAAATAAGGAAAATTGCGAAAGCTATGTGAATTTTTATATCTATTTACCTAGTTTTAATTCAGTGTATCAAAGCCATATAATTGAACAAGCACTGAGGCTTGGTCTGTATACCATGTTTTGACTGTATCTTAAAAGTTTCTGTTGAAAGAGCTGATTGTATCCTTTGTTCCGTTCAGAGTTTGAGGCTGCCAGGAAGAGGGCGAAGAAAGCCAAGCAGGCCTTTgagcagataaagaaagaacGGTTTGACCGTTTCAATGCCTGCTTCGAGTCTGTTGCCACCAACATCGACGAGATCTACAAGGCCCTGTCCCGAAACAGTAGTGCACAGGTGACAATCACCTCTCACACGAACAAAGTTACTCTTtcacaaattaaacaaaatagGTCTGGTTGAAAATggtaaaatgataataataataaaagaaaccCTGCAGAAGTCCTGACCTCTGTTacttaggaaaaaaaagttttgttgttCTTAATTTGAGAGAGGGGTGATTAGGATTTTTTCTAAACTaatgtaacagcaggtgttgttcaaacaaaaacagcttgcTTCATTTAAATGGGCCTTTTACACTGGCATCATGTCACACAGTTTGTTGAAACTATCTGACTGGCTCTCCCTCCAATCCCCTGTGCAGGCCTTCCTCGGCCCCGAGAACCCAGAGGAGCCTTATTTGGACGGCATCAACTATAACTGCGTAGCCCCAGGCAAGCGCTTCAGACCCATGGACAACTTATCTGGAGGAGAAAAGACTGTGGCTGCTTTAGCCCTGCTGTTTGCTATTCACAGgtgtcttttcatttgtctgttgggtttctctgtctgtaacGATATAACAAAGGGAGggacaaataaaaatgtgtcagaTATTTTCCTCGATGCGTCAAGGCCTCATTTGCCCTTTGTCAAATTTTGATTCCTCACACAGTTATAAGCCTGCGCCTTTCTTTGTGCTGGATGAGATCGACGCTGCTCTGGACAACACCAACATTGGCAAGGTGCGACTCTTCAGCACAGGGACTCTCCTCCTAATATAGCATTGTATTTATAACTGTCGTGCTTCAATGTCAACTGGAAAGCgctttgaaaaaaatgtattactgtGCATTTCCTGTAGGTGGCAAACTACATCAAGGATCAGTCTGTGCAGAACTTCCAAGCCATTGTCATCTCCCTGAAGGAGGAGTTCTATACCAAGGCTGACTCCCTTATCGGAGTCTACCCAGaggtcagtgtgtttgtacatatgCTTAtagagataaagaaaaataacacacacacaagcattcaaGCATCTGTAAATACACGCAAAAAGATTGGCGAGTTTTGTGTGCTGAAACATACATTGAATACATGCATTtatcaattattttttttctctctctttacagcaAGGAGACTGTGTTATCAGTAAAgtgttgacctttgacctctcgcAGTATCCTGacgctaaccctaaccctaatgaaTAGATGAACACATACATTCCTGTATCATCATTCAACTCTGAGGTTTCATTCAGATTTGTTTCTAGATAAGAACAGTCAAtatcatgacaaaaaaaaacattctgcgGATTGTGGGAATGTAGTTGCCATGACCACCTAAGGTTCTCGTTTTTAAGCTTAAATAAGAAAGTGATATCCATCGTAATGACAGGCATTCATGTTCTTTGATTAAATCCATCAGTCCTTCTGTAATGTTCAGTCGCATAGCGCTGCAAAAGCTATTGTTTTTATGTCATTTAGTCAAATTATCtatcatgtgtgtctgttgctTTGTGTCCTCTTGATAATGTTGGAACCAACTGGTTTgccatttttgcttttctttttataattaCATGCTGACATTTTTGTAGTTGATGCAGAGATAAGGAAATGAGAGGTGGCAGAGTGAGTTTTCTTCCCCTAACTTTTACACATTACCTCCTTATAACTTTCTCTGTTGTATAAAGTACTTGTTATAAGAAGAAAATATTTACCCCTTGACAtgtgttttacaaaataaattatggaaaaaaaaaatcaagacaattcgtggaaaaaaaaaagtctgaggGTGTTGAATGTAGGTTAATTTTCTGTTGCCTTGTTCTGTTACAAGTTaatcttgaaatgttttttaaaattctttgcccacaggacaacaacatgaacatttgtcattttggcTATTTAGAATGTTTCTGTACAACATCCATTGTTTTAATCTCTCTtgtatccattttttttccccattaggGCCGTGAAAGTATTTGTAACCCTGACCATGACTTGCTTGTATCTTTGAGTAAAATAAAGATCCCTTTTCTGCCAGTTTTTTGTTCAGAttatgtgtttttaacagttacCACAAGTAGTAACATATCTGAAGCTTAAGTGACGCATAACTTTCGTTGAAAACTGTCCAAACCTGAATGGCCTCTTTCTCCTGTCACCCAGCTTTGACATGTACTTTCCTTGCTGTTACCAAGTATTGTTCTGTCTGTTACTTCTATTTGTAATTACATGTTTACAATGTTGCATGAACCCACAACACCCTTGCTGGGACTGGGTGGTTAttaatttttctgttgttactGTGTCATGTGGCATTGCTGGCTAATGTGCTGCTGACACTATCCAACTGTAACTGCTTATCGGTAAAAAGTACTTCATgtcagaaaatgagagaaagaggtgacTGATATTGGAGCAAGGTAGTAAAAGGTCACATCACGTTTAATAAATATCTTCAAATATTTAGGCAGTATTTCTACTGGTGAATTAGTGACACAGCTAGGGGGAGGGGTTCCAAAGTGAAAACTCAGTACAAagtttttatttgcattaacGGAGTTTGTCAGCCATGACTATAAACATCAACCATAAAACTCAAACATAACAGCGAATCAGTGAGCAGGTTCAGGGCAATTGTGGCATGGAAGCACTTCCTTTAAACATACTAGCACTGTTTGACAGAACTGAGAAATCTGTTGAAAACGAAGCAAAACCATTGGTTTAAATGTTTGCAGCTGAAACAGCAGCTTGCAAAACATTCCAGCATTCCCAAAACCTTCCCATGAAATACCTGTCTATAAATAAATTCATACCTATCTATACCTCCATCTGTCCATGAATGGAGATCTTTCATCATAGTTCTAGCACcggtgttttatttattctacCCCaggaaaacattaaaacaaccaCAGATGATCATTTCTGCTTTGTGCCATCTCCTAAAACTGAATGAGAACTGAAACTTTCACATGATGCTGTGATCTGGTTGCTTTACCACTGTTTACTGGAAAGGCCCCTCTTGAGTGCATGGGTTTTCCACACTCATTCTCCTTGTGCGGTTTGGTTTTTCCACCATACAACAACGTGCTCACTAGGAATGGACTACAAAGCCTAATAGATTACTTATAACTATTCGCGTTATGCCTTAGAACCACCTACATTTCATTTGTGCAAGCTTTTGGTGTCCTCTTTCAcatgaatatttgtgtttgatggTGTATTATAATCTGCTAAAGCCATTTAGGGATAGATTTAAATTTATCTGTCAAGTGGGGTTGCCCTATTTGGATGTATCTGGAAACTGGACTATCAGCATTCCAGCAGtataaaaacaggcaaaacactTCTGACGGCTTTTCTTGACCTTTGATCCGAAGATAAGTCATTACTTAGCctgagaaggaaaacaaaagtatGTTTTTCCGCCTTTTTTCAGTTCTTAGAATATTTATTCTGCTGACTCCTAGTTTGCACGACTGCTTTAAGGACTACCCAAATCAAACCTCCAAATGTTAAATTAGAAGCCTCCTAATCTATATGATCTGCTACAAATTCAGCATTGTTTTGATTCTGGAAGGGGGCGGGAACTTGGCTCCAAATACAGTATCTACGCCTTGCTTTCTGTGCTATCTCTCTGCGAACGTTGTCGCCCAACCACGctaaactgtaaataaactggTACAGAGAGGGATGACTTGGGAATTTAGGTCGACCATTTATTACCAGtacttatttgtttatgctTCAACGGATGTGCAGGCTTTCGACCGCGGGATGCTGCTGCCTTAGTTAAGCGCAGAGGGAACCGCGGGGTCGTGGTTTTACCACACCATATGCTCGAAGGATATACAACGTGGGTTAGCCATAAGCCCCTGCACCACCAGTACCGACCCAGCTACTGCCAGGAAAAGCCGTGTACGTTTGCAGGAGTGCACCGCAACGCTCCTTGGCTACATTCGACACACAATACCTTCGGGAGAGGTGAAAAGCACGCAAAGTACCCGGTTACACTACGCTCTTAAAATACCCTCGGCTCCAGCGGAACATGAACGGAGCGTCAATTACGCAAGCCATGGCCGAGCCCCCAGTTTGCGGGGGCAGAATGCCCCGTTTCCAGCGACCACATGGTGAGTCATGGTTATGATCAGACACGAACAGTTGTTCATGACGTTTTCAGTAGAAGCACACTGTATCGACTTAAAACCAGTTATGTTATGTAATATATGAACAAGCACTGTACGTGGTAGCGGTATGTGGAGTCCGAAGAGATGTTGTCTTTAAAATGCATAATACATGCATTGTCTTACAGAAACAAACTTGCTACTTAGTTTTAACTCTAGTGTCATAACCAACGTAACGGATGATGTTCTAAGGAAGAAAGCCAAATCGTAAAGCTACAGTTCTGCAGCCTATTGGTCTCGACGTAATAAACACGTTTACAGATTGTGTACCGCAGTATTATATCACAAGCTACTACTATTTGTAGCACAAGGTTACCAACCTACCATAACAATAGGTTATATTAGTACTATATATCAAGCATTTTTCTTGCCGAAACAAGCCATTTAAAAATTAGAGACTTCATGGTTATCTTATTTCTTACGGACCAAGTGACCTTCGCTCTTGACAACAATAGACTACTTCTgacttctgtctgtcttgcctTGGCTTGGCACATGGCCACCTACAAAGCTGGAACTGCTGAGAGACGGGTATCGTATATCTCCACGTCAGTTAAGAGGGAATTAGAGGAGGGGGTCTGCGGTTTGGTGGAGGGGATATCGGGAACCCAACGACAGAGAAGAGTCAAGCGTGTCTCGTACTACCAGGATAGCTGGTATACATGTTGCTATGTTTGCCCGAGAAAACGGCACGATGGAGGTCCCCAAGAGGCCCCAGATCCGAAAACGCACCCGGCACGAGAGCACAGGTGAGGTGCAAGGAATCAAGTCCAGTTACCTAGGCACTTAGCTCAACAACAGTATTTCACTATTGCATTGGTAGTTCAGTTTCTGACTGTTCAGTGGACCTAAGTTTATGAAGTGGATAAGTAAATTTGGTAAACGCTGCTGAACTTGTTGCGTGGCCCAGGTAGATGCACATAAGATTGCTGCCTGGGCTGAACGGATATCCATTGAGCATTTCTTTCTGAGAAACGTTTCTAAAGGAACTTAATGCCAGGTTGGATATATCAGAGGACAATACAATTACTATTAATGCCAGTATCCCAACATTGTCTACATTGGTGCTGCTATGACATTTGGTGCCTTGGATTCCTTTATACATATGTACCAGGGCTAAGAATTCACAGAGCATATTTTCTGGGTTTGCAGTGTCAGTTTACAGAGATGTCCACTGGATGGACTCAGGGGCCAAGCATGAGTTTGTGGGAGGGATTTGGGGAGGCAGCCggcaggagggagggggggtgaccTAGTACTGTTTTGAAGCATATATGGTGGTACAAAGAAATCTGCACCAGAGGCCTCCAAATTATATCTTACAATTTATCTGGGCAAAGACCAACGGCTAAGACCACGTGTGGTGTGCCAGTTGGCTCCCAGTTGCCTCCACAATCAATTGaatttcatttaattgtttattttccCTCTTAATCACTTCAAGAATGTCCGAACCTGTGAAtcagttttatattttagtAAGAAATATAAGTCTGTTTGACCATTGTGTTGAAAGGCTTGGTCTATATATTGATTGGTACTTTGATAACTCTTTTATACTCAAAAGCGTGATCAAAGTCATTTGGgtcaaaaaaaaattgagggAGAGATTCACATTGCTGGCATTCAGCTTTAGCTTTCTGTGGTTAGGTCAGGATGTTAATGGTGAACAACACTGAGATTACTCAAAGCTTTCTAGGCTAGCTAcgagagtaagtgtgtgtgtggtttgtctgCTGTCTCAAGTTGTAATCTGCTTAGAATGAAAGGCACTAATATTTGGCCTGAGAAATCCTCCCTGAGTCCCTCCTCACAAGTCAAGCCCAGGGCAATGAGGCAAGATTACAATACATTCTTAACATGTTTGTTCAAACAGCAGTCATGGTATTTCTTGGATGTGTCTGCTGGAGCTGGGAGAGgtcattttttaacattaaagcTGCTGACTTTATATGTtcgttcgttttttttctttttgacggCAACGGAGGGGTTAGTAGagtggactctctctctctctctctctttctgagacTCCCTAGTTTGTCATCCCTGtgcaaacacattaaaatgattatattGGTAAACCAAGTTGACCTCAGTCAGCAGGGCTATGGAGGGAGTAACCCCAACAGGTCGATAATATGCATTAATGTGACCAGTCATGATTTGGCTCAGAACTGACTAATCATCGTGAGTGGTCAAGTTCAGTCATCTGTTCTTATAGAGAAGCCACCAAAG includes the following:
- the smc1al gene encoding structural maintenance of chromosomes 1A, like, whose protein sequence is MGYLKLIEIENFKSYKGRQIIGPFHKFTAIIGPNGSGKSNLMDAISFVLAEKTSNLRVKTLKDLIHGAPVGKPAANRAFVSMVYEQDNGQDLTFTRVIIGSSSEYRINSKVVGLSEYSDELEKLGILIKARNFLVFQGAVESIAMKNPKERTALFEEISRSGELAQEYDRRKKEMVKAEEDTQFNYHRKKNIAAERKEAKQEKEEAERYQRLKDEVARAHVQLQLFKLYHNEAEIEKLNRELSHRNREIDKDRKRMDRVEDELKEKKKELGRMMRDQQTIEKEIKEKDAELNQKRPQYIKAKENTAHKIKKLEAARKSLQNAQKTYKKRKADMDELEREQRAVEMARQEFEERMEEEAQSQGQDLQLEENQVKAYHRLKEEASKRAATLAQELEKFNRDQKADQDRLDLEERKKIETEAKIKQKIREIEENQKRIEKLEDYIATSRQSLDEQKRMEEELTEEVEQAKRRIDEINMELNQVMEQLGDARIDRQENSRQQRKAEIMESIKRLYPGSVYGRLIDLCQPTQKKYQIAVTKVLGKNMDAIIVDSEKTGRDCIQYIKEQRGEPETFLPLDYLEVKPTDEKLRELRGAKLVIDVIRYEPPHIKKALQYACGNALVCENVEDARRIAFGGPYRHKTVALDGTLFQKSGVISGGASDLKAKARRWDEKAVDKLKERKEKLTDELKEQMKAKRKEAELRQVQSQAHGLQMRLKYSQSDLEQTKTRHLSLNMQEKSKLESELANFGPRINDIKRIIQSRERDMKDLKDRMNLVEDEVFVEFCKEIGVRNIREFEEEKVKRQNEIAKKRLEFETQKTRLGIQLDYEKNQLKEDQEKVIMWEQTVKKDESEIERLKKEEQRHMKIIDETMAQLQDLKNQHLTKKSEVNDKNHEMEEIRKKLGGANKELTQLQKEVTAIETKLEQKRSDRHNLLQACKMQDIRLPLKSGTMDDISQEEGSSQPEESLSSSQRTSSTVLAKEALIEIDYSVLADDLKDALSEEEVKAEMNTLQQRLNEQQSILQRISAPNMKAMEKLESVRDKFQETSDEFEAARKRAKKAKQAFEQIKKERFDRFNACFESVATNIDEIYKALSRNSSAQAFLGPENPEEPYLDGINYNCVAPGKRFRPMDNLSGGEKTVAALALLFAIHSYKPAPFFVLDEIDAALDNTNIGKVANYIKDQSVQNFQAIVISLKEEFYTKADSLIGVYPEQGDCVISKVLTFDLSQYPDANPNPNE